Proteins co-encoded in one Opitutus terrae PB90-1 genomic window:
- a CDS encoding CPBP family intramembrane glutamic endopeptidase, translated as MSSIAALPTVALVAANDSYWLTGRRAALITLQLVLLQLGFGIVLGMGLAFWNLANGLPSNTGTNHPLALMLSNGSAYALVIWRECRRSRCTLVVPATPQFSPALLLAPMSLLVAGAAIGLSDLENVTHALAPQPEWLRHYFGQLTSMAAHPYFALFFVAVFAPITEEILFRGLLLRGLLVTSTPVRAIAISSLLFAAMHLNPWQIPVALVYGGLLGWVYLRTRSLTLCIFGHGLNNLGSLLSPGLPFTIPGFNGEHAPGVALFQPWWFDALGLIFLVGGAFLFHRLAPPAVAPARAGEPPLLTDQPAANTN; from the coding sequence GTGTCCTCGATTGCTGCACTCCCGACCGTCGCCCTGGTTGCTGCCAACGATTCCTATTGGCTCACTGGCCGCCGCGCAGCGCTCATCACGTTGCAGCTCGTTCTGCTCCAACTCGGGTTCGGCATCGTCCTCGGCATGGGGCTCGCTTTCTGGAATCTCGCGAACGGCCTTCCCAGCAACACCGGCACGAACCATCCGCTTGCGCTCATGCTCAGCAACGGCTCCGCCTACGCGCTGGTCATCTGGCGGGAATGCCGCCGCAGCCGCTGCACGCTGGTCGTACCCGCAACGCCGCAGTTCTCGCCCGCGCTTCTCCTGGCGCCGATGAGCTTGCTGGTGGCGGGTGCGGCCATCGGTCTTTCCGACCTGGAGAACGTCACCCACGCGCTTGCGCCGCAACCCGAATGGCTGCGCCATTACTTCGGGCAGCTCACCAGCATGGCGGCGCACCCTTACTTCGCGCTGTTCTTCGTGGCCGTGTTCGCCCCTATAACCGAAGAAATTCTGTTCCGCGGGCTGTTGCTCCGTGGGTTGCTCGTCACCAGCACGCCGGTTCGCGCGATCGCGATTTCATCGCTGCTTTTTGCGGCCATGCACCTCAACCCCTGGCAGATCCCCGTCGCGCTCGTTTACGGCGGCTTGCTTGGCTGGGTTTATCTCCGCACGCGTTCGCTCACGCTCTGCATCTTCGGCCACGGGCTGAACAACCTCGGCAGCCTGCTTTCACCCGGGCTGCCGTTCACGATTCCCGGCTTCAACGGGGAGCACGCGCCGGGCGTGGCGCTGTTTCAACCGTGGTGGTTCGACGCGCTGGGTCTGATTTTCCTCGTCGGCGGAGCCTTCCTGTTTCACCGACTCGCACCGCCGGCGGTCGCGCCCGCCCGCGCTGGCGAACCGCCGCTGCTGACCGATCAGCCTGCGGCGAACACGAACTGA
- the gyrB gene encoding DNA topoisomerase (ATP-hydrolyzing) subunit B, with product MADESAAEHTAKNLAGAEAYDASKIQKLEGLEGVRKRPDMYIGDTNERGLHHCVFEVVDNSVDEALAGFASLIVVTIHLDGSCSIEDDGRGIPVDMHPVYKIPALELVLTNLHAGGKFGKGAYQVSGGLHGVGAKCVNAVSEWFEAEVRRGGKVYQMRFEQGITTQKMQVIGDTKKTGTKITFKPDPEIFKTTREFQYEILSKRLRELAFLNPGVHIELADERSQKGDRFYFRDGITEFVRYLNQNKNVVHDKPITFSDSVPNETNAALPNIVVDVSMQYNDSYNDQVFAYANSIYNIEGGTHLSGFRTALTRVVNNFARANNLLKEKDPSITGDDVREGLVAVISVKVPEPRFEGQTKTKLSNGEIDGIVQRIVGEKLRFYFEANTNIAKRIIDKTLNAARAREAARKARETVRKGALSGGGLPGKLADCSERDPALCELYIVEGDSAGGSAKQGRDRRYQAILPLRGKVINVEKARLDKVLANEEIRTLITAFGTGIGDHEGDGAFDGDKARYHKVIIMTDADVDGSHIRTLLLTFLYRQMRGLFDRGFVYIAQPPLYKIKRKKREQYIDNDDQLNRILLELGSEDVVLTRIADQHVFAPAQIDKIVENLAALEKLGAGVTRYGAALSEYLDQQDHVTHALPRYIARIREGNKESHEFLRDEAARSKFVQDHGLDADMFEQPDNVVPNGTGTASGLPVNGTTAGVNEPPRKPAATPKRITLHEIFESTEMAKLLKAIAATGLEINRFGATEEARYLITENAGQKSESRIELHSPLEIVTEIRANGRKGLSIQRYKGLGEMNPKQLFETTMDPEKRRLLKVSINDAAKADALFTLLMGDEVPPRRQFIEDNALNVQYLDV from the coding sequence ATGGCCGACGAATCTGCTGCTGAACATACCGCGAAAAACCTGGCTGGTGCCGAAGCTTACGATGCCTCCAAAATCCAAAAACTCGAGGGGCTCGAGGGCGTGCGCAAACGCCCGGACATGTATATCGGCGACACCAACGAGCGCGGCCTGCACCACTGCGTCTTCGAGGTCGTCGACAACTCCGTCGACGAAGCGCTCGCCGGGTTCGCCTCGCTGATCGTCGTCACCATCCATCTCGACGGCTCCTGCTCGATCGAGGATGACGGCCGCGGCATCCCGGTCGACATGCACCCGGTCTACAAGATTCCGGCGCTGGAACTCGTCCTGACGAACCTGCACGCGGGCGGCAAATTCGGCAAAGGCGCCTATCAGGTGTCGGGCGGCCTGCACGGCGTCGGCGCCAAGTGCGTCAACGCCGTCTCGGAATGGTTCGAGGCCGAGGTTCGCCGCGGCGGCAAGGTTTACCAGATGCGGTTCGAGCAGGGCATCACCACGCAGAAGATGCAGGTGATCGGGGACACGAAAAAGACCGGCACGAAAATCACCTTCAAGCCCGACCCGGAGATCTTCAAGACCACCCGCGAATTCCAGTACGAGATCCTGTCGAAGCGGCTGCGCGAGCTCGCGTTCCTCAACCCCGGCGTGCACATCGAACTGGCCGACGAGCGCTCGCAGAAGGGCGACCGGTTCTATTTCCGGGACGGCATCACCGAGTTCGTCCGCTACCTGAACCAGAACAAGAACGTCGTTCACGACAAGCCGATCACTTTCAGCGACTCGGTGCCGAACGAGACCAACGCGGCGCTGCCCAACATCGTCGTCGACGTGTCGATGCAGTACAACGACTCGTACAACGATCAGGTCTTCGCCTACGCGAACTCGATCTACAACATCGAGGGCGGCACCCACCTCTCCGGCTTCCGCACCGCGCTCACCCGGGTCGTCAACAATTTCGCCCGCGCCAACAATCTGCTGAAGGAAAAGGATCCGTCGATCACCGGCGACGACGTGCGCGAGGGGCTCGTGGCCGTGATCTCCGTCAAGGTCCCCGAGCCCCGCTTCGAGGGCCAGACGAAGACCAAGCTCTCCAACGGCGAGATCGACGGCATCGTCCAGCGGATCGTCGGCGAGAAGCTGCGGTTCTATTTCGAGGCCAATACGAACATCGCGAAGCGGATCATCGACAAAACCCTGAACGCCGCCCGCGCCCGCGAAGCCGCCCGCAAGGCCCGCGAGACGGTCCGCAAAGGCGCGCTGTCCGGCGGCGGGCTGCCCGGCAAGCTCGCCGACTGCTCCGAGCGCGATCCGGCGCTGTGCGAGCTTTACATCGTCGAAGGTGACTCCGCCGGCGGTTCGGCGAAACAGGGGCGCGACCGCCGCTACCAGGCGATTCTTCCGCTCCGCGGCAAGGTCATCAACGTGGAGAAGGCGCGGCTCGACAAGGTCCTCGCCAACGAGGAAATTCGCACCCTGATCACCGCCTTCGGCACCGGCATCGGCGACCACGAGGGCGACGGGGCCTTCGACGGCGACAAGGCTCGTTACCACAAGGTCATCATCATGACCGACGCCGACGTTGACGGCTCCCACATCCGCACGCTGCTGCTGACGTTCCTCTACCGGCAGATGCGCGGGCTGTTCGACCGGGGCTTTGTCTACATCGCCCAGCCGCCGCTCTACAAAATCAAGCGCAAGAAGCGCGAGCAGTACATCGACAACGACGACCAGCTCAACCGCATCCTGCTGGAGCTCGGCTCCGAGGACGTGGTGCTCACGCGGATCGCCGATCAGCACGTGTTCGCGCCCGCGCAGATCGACAAGATCGTGGAAAATCTCGCCGCGCTCGAGAAGCTCGGCGCCGGCGTTACGCGCTACGGCGCTGCGCTCAGCGAATATCTCGACCAGCAGGATCACGTCACGCACGCCTTGCCGCGCTACATCGCGCGGATCCGCGAGGGCAACAAGGAGAGCCATGAGTTTCTCCGCGACGAGGCCGCCCGCTCCAAGTTCGTGCAGGATCACGGGCTCGACGCCGACATGTTCGAGCAGCCCGACAACGTGGTGCCGAACGGCACGGGCACGGCCAGCGGGCTGCCGGTCAACGGGACCACGGCAGGCGTGAACGAGCCGCCCAGGAAACCCGCCGCCACGCCCAAGCGGATCACGCTGCACGAGATCTTCGAGAGCACGGAAATGGCGAAGCTCCTGAAGGCGATCGCCGCCACGGGACTCGAGATCAACCGGTTCGGCGCCACCGAGGAAGCCCGCTACTTGATCACCGAAAACGCGGGGCAAAAGAGCGAGAGCAGGATCGAGCTCCACTCGCCGCTCGAGATCGTCACCGAGATCCGCGCCAACGGCCGCAAGGGCCTCTCGATCCAGCGCTACAAGGGTCTCGGCGAAATGAACCCGAAGCAGCTTTTCGAGACGACGATGGATCCGGAGAAACGCCGGCTGCTCAAGGTTTCGATCAACGACGCCGCGAAAGCCGACGCGCTCTTCACGCTGCTCATGGGCGACGAGGTCCCGCCCCGCCGCCAGTTCATCGAGGACAACGCCCTCAACGTCCAATACCTCGACGTCTAG
- a CDS encoding DUF5069 domain-containing protein: MKIPGLRSDYEQIGGLVYFGRMLDKIRLKAAGKLPADFYTGTADRTHFDARCCTFLHVAYDALTARVLQGGSDEEILQWCFEHGRRPSTDEIEIWNGFMTKRGWRDGGSPELAQAKRAAGLANRDDIQTWFDLHIAEEA; the protein is encoded by the coding sequence ATGAAAATTCCCGGACTTCGCAGCGACTACGAACAGATTGGCGGCCTCGTCTATTTCGGACGAATGCTGGACAAGATTCGACTTAAGGCTGCCGGGAAATTGCCCGCCGACTTCTACACGGGCACGGCTGACCGCACGCATTTCGACGCGCGTTGCTGCACGTTCCTTCACGTCGCCTACGACGCACTGACGGCACGCGTCCTTCAAGGCGGCAGCGACGAGGAGATCCTGCAGTGGTGTTTCGAACATGGCCGACGCCCGAGCACCGACGAGATCGAGATCTGGAATGGATTCATGACGAAGCGCGGCTGGCGCGACGGCGGCAGCCCCGAGCTCGCGCAGGCGAAGCGCGCCGCAGGACTGGCGAATCGCGACGACATCCAAACCTGGTTCGACCTGCACATCGCCGAAGAGGCCTGA
- a CDS encoding GRP family sugar transporter, with product MMGILAALVTVLAWGTWLAPSQNVPLRRQEIRTFYVATANLIVALAVALWRGSWELDAGAFWWPFAGGLVWAVSGLCAFTATANLGIAKAFGIWAPLNIVVSLVAGRVIFGEFAHPSRTQLTVLVLAVLLIVAGVVLIVAAKPGAEQQSGTRSVPRGLLGALGAGVLWGLYFVPVELAGVSPWAGALPLAIGIFAGSTVLLLLTRHGPRLAAAQDYLRVTGTGVLWSVGNFGMLMLVDAWGAGRGYTVSQLSLVVNALVGIYWLKEPAPRTRGALLTLGGCALATIGGVVIGALKS from the coding sequence ATGATGGGAATTCTTGCCGCCCTCGTCACCGTGCTCGCGTGGGGCACGTGGCTGGCGCCGTCGCAGAACGTGCCGCTGCGGCGGCAGGAAATCCGAACGTTCTACGTGGCGACGGCGAACCTCATCGTCGCGCTGGCGGTGGCGCTTTGGCGTGGTTCGTGGGAGCTGGATGCCGGTGCGTTCTGGTGGCCATTCGCGGGCGGGCTGGTCTGGGCGGTGAGCGGACTGTGTGCGTTCACGGCGACCGCGAATCTCGGCATCGCGAAGGCGTTTGGGATCTGGGCGCCGCTCAACATCGTGGTGAGCCTCGTGGCGGGGCGCGTGATTTTCGGCGAGTTCGCGCATCCGAGCCGAACGCAGCTGACGGTGCTCGTGCTGGCGGTGCTGCTGATCGTGGCCGGCGTCGTGCTCATCGTTGCCGCGAAACCCGGCGCGGAGCAACAGAGCGGCACGAGAAGTGTCCCCCGCGGATTGCTCGGCGCACTGGGCGCCGGCGTGTTGTGGGGTCTCTACTTCGTGCCGGTGGAGCTGGCGGGAGTGTCGCCGTGGGCCGGCGCGTTGCCTCTGGCGATCGGAATTTTCGCGGGGAGCACGGTGCTGCTACTGTTGACACGCCACGGTCCGCGACTCGCCGCTGCACAGGACTATCTACGCGTGACCGGCACGGGTGTGCTGTGGTCGGTCGGCAATTTCGGGATGCTGATGCTGGTCGACGCGTGGGGCGCCGGTCGCGGCTACACCGTGTCCCAGCTCTCGCTGGTGGTGAATGCGCTCGTCGGAATCTACTGGCTGAAGGAACCCGCGCCCCGCACGCGTGGCGCCCTACTCACGCTCGGCGGATGCGCGCTGGCGACGATCGGCGGGGTCGTGATCGGTGCCCTGAAAAGCTGA
- a CDS encoding zinc ribbon domain-containing protein, translated as MPTPVIETLLILQDRDMHRLAIEAQLKAVPREIALVEERIATEKAAIETARGELKDLELKKKGVEGEIATAEGNLGRYRTQQSLVRKNDEYQALGHEIEEAEKSIGTLEERDLEVMYAIDEARKRFHDAESVLKANISGHQARIDTLRQRETNLQAELKEAQAAVAASRTPVGEPALRLYTRIAARNMPAVVAIHDGKCGGCHLKVSSEVESASRGKGQPLPGAGLATCDQCGRIVYWEA; from the coding sequence ATGCCGACGCCTGTGATCGAAACGCTCCTGATCCTCCAGGATCGCGACATGCACCGCCTGGCCATCGAAGCGCAGCTCAAAGCGGTGCCGCGAGAGATCGCCTTGGTGGAAGAGCGGATCGCGACGGAGAAGGCCGCGATCGAAACCGCGCGGGGCGAGCTCAAGGATCTTGAGTTGAAGAAGAAGGGCGTCGAGGGAGAGATCGCGACCGCAGAGGGCAATCTCGGCCGTTACCGCACCCAGCAGTCACTGGTACGGAAAAACGACGAATACCAGGCACTCGGTCATGAGATCGAAGAAGCAGAGAAGTCGATTGGCACGCTCGAGGAGCGGGACCTCGAGGTGATGTATGCGATCGATGAGGCGCGAAAGCGGTTTCACGACGCGGAATCCGTGCTGAAGGCCAACATTTCCGGACATCAGGCGCGGATCGACACGCTGCGCCAGCGGGAGACGAATCTGCAGGCCGAATTGAAAGAGGCGCAGGCGGCAGTGGCGGCGTCGCGGACACCGGTCGGCGAGCCCGCGCTGCGGCTCTACACGCGGATCGCGGCGCGCAACATGCCGGCGGTGGTGGCGATTCACGACGGCAAGTGTGGCGGCTGCCATCTCAAGGTCTCCAGCGAGGTCGAAAGCGCTTCGCGCGGCAAAGGCCAGCCGTTGCCTGGAGCGGGCTTGGCGACGTGCGACCAGTGTGGCCGGATCGTCTATTGGGAGGCGTGA
- a CDS encoding FecR family protein, which translates to MARDETHERIEEEASLWAARLDGGGMTDADRATLATWLAANPEHRWLLSRYRQLSAQLESEFDALVESATQARATARRRWRIGATGLAAAAVVAFTAIVATRGGEEFSTGAAERHVAALSDGSRIALNALTELHVDLGKAERHVRLTRGEAWFDVAPEKARPFVVETPAGVVRVTGTEFNIRARPKGAVEVTVLEGRVRVQPAAAASSETALEIGQQALVTTAALDVHRVEPGALQNVLAWREGQAVFEDTPLSEALERFAAYHGRTVEVDGRVADRRLGGRYSLDDFEGLLEEIERVLPVRVLRQPDGVVRVVPIEGR; encoded by the coding sequence ATGGCACGAGACGAAACCCACGAACGGATCGAAGAGGAAGCGTCGCTCTGGGCGGCGCGGCTGGATGGCGGCGGGATGACGGATGCGGACCGCGCGACGCTGGCCACCTGGCTGGCGGCGAATCCCGAGCATCGTTGGCTATTGTCGCGCTACCGTCAGCTTTCCGCGCAACTCGAATCGGAGTTCGACGCGCTTGTCGAGTCGGCGACGCAGGCGCGCGCGACAGCGCGGCGGCGGTGGCGCATCGGCGCCACCGGGTTGGCGGCGGCGGCGGTCGTGGCCTTCACGGCCATCGTGGCGACGCGCGGCGGGGAGGAGTTCAGCACCGGCGCCGCCGAGCGACATGTGGCGGCGCTGAGCGATGGATCACGGATTGCGCTGAATGCGTTGACCGAGCTGCACGTGGATTTGGGCAAAGCCGAACGACACGTGCGGCTCACGCGTGGCGAAGCATGGTTCGACGTAGCGCCGGAGAAGGCGCGTCCTTTCGTCGTGGAGACTCCGGCGGGCGTGGTGCGTGTGACCGGAACGGAGTTCAATATTCGGGCCCGGCCAAAAGGGGCCGTCGAGGTGACGGTGCTGGAAGGCCGCGTGCGCGTGCAGCCGGCTGCGGCGGCCAGCAGTGAAACGGCGCTCGAGATCGGCCAGCAGGCGCTCGTCACCACGGCTGCGTTGGACGTGCACCGCGTCGAACCGGGAGCGCTGCAGAATGTCCTCGCCTGGCGCGAGGGGCAGGCGGTGTTTGAAGACACGCCACTCAGTGAGGCGCTGGAGCGGTTTGCGGCGTATCACGGCCGGACGGTCGAGGTGGATGGACGCGTGGCGGATCGGCGGCTGGGCGGCCGCTACAGCCTCGATGATTTCGAAGGACTGCTCGAGGAAATCGAACGTGTCCTGCCTGTGCGCGTGCTGCGCCAGCCGGACGGCGTCGTACGCGTCGTGCCGATCGAGGGTCGGTGA
- the gyrA gene encoding DNA gyrase subunit A yields MYTASEKLSSANITDIMQTAYIDYSMSVIISRALPDARDGLKPVQRRVLYAMLREGLLHNRAFDKCAGVVGEVLKNYHPHGDSSVYDTLVRMAQPWVMRYPLIDPQGNFGSVDGDPAAAYRYTECRLNAIAEDLLRDIEEDTVDFAPNYKESTTEPTVLPAALPNLLMNGSTGIAVGMTTNIPPHNLAEIIDATCAIIDNPRISVDELCTIVQGPDFPTGGVIAGREGILSYLKTGKGIVRTRGKAHTEEMKGGMEQIVVTEIPYNVNRATLVTRIAELVGDKQIDGIRDLRDESDENTRIVIELKRGEQSKVVINQLFQKTALESSFGVTLLALDKKRPKQMNIKELIECYIEHRREVVTRRTRFRLKQAEDRAHILEGYIIALDNLDDFVKIIRASQNREEAKVRLMAKYPLSERQTDAILELRLYQLTGLERGKIEAEYLELMKLIEELRGILESEPKLLALIKKELAEMKEKYTSPRRTEIIAAAGEFRMEDVIPNEGCVITVSHLGFIKRTPVAEYRSQRRGGKGVIGAETYEEDFVANLFTASTHDYILFFTSIGQCHAKKVYDIPEGTRASKGKSVSSFLRLAEGEKIAAMLCVKDFAEDRYLVTATKRGIIKKSALSDYANATREGGLIGINLQEADSVIGTVLTTGENELILVSHQGLAVRFRERDPESGEELFRATGRATGGVTGMRFKLKSDYLDVIEVVDHEAKFLVASEAGLGVRTRFEDYRLINRGGSGVWAIDLPEDGSIKLAGALSVREDDEVMLLTAKGQSIRCPVKDIRETNRGAKGVRLVTLEPGDKLLSIARIVETEEESGAEATPPVSS; encoded by the coding sequence ATGTATACAGCGAGCGAAAAACTCTCCTCCGCCAACATCACCGACATCATGCAGACGGCCTACATCGATTATTCGATGTCGGTCATCATCTCGCGGGCGTTGCCGGACGCCCGCGACGGCCTCAAGCCCGTCCAGCGCCGCGTGCTCTACGCGATGCTGCGCGAAGGCCTGCTGCACAACCGCGCGTTCGACAAATGCGCTGGCGTCGTCGGCGAGGTACTGAAGAACTATCACCCGCACGGCGACTCGTCCGTCTACGACACGCTCGTCCGCATGGCCCAGCCCTGGGTGATGCGCTACCCGCTGATCGATCCGCAGGGCAACTTCGGTTCCGTCGACGGCGATCCTGCGGCCGCCTACCGCTATACGGAGTGCCGGCTCAACGCCATCGCCGAGGACCTCCTCCGCGACATCGAGGAGGACACCGTCGATTTCGCGCCGAACTACAAGGAGTCGACCACGGAGCCGACCGTCCTGCCCGCCGCCCTGCCCAATCTGTTGATGAACGGCTCCACGGGCATCGCCGTCGGCATGACGACGAACATCCCGCCGCACAATCTCGCCGAGATCATCGACGCGACCTGCGCGATCATCGACAACCCCCGCATCTCGGTCGACGAGCTGTGCACGATCGTCCAGGGCCCCGATTTTCCCACGGGCGGCGTGATCGCCGGCCGTGAGGGCATCCTCAGCTACCTCAAAACCGGCAAGGGCATCGTCCGCACGCGCGGCAAGGCCCACACCGAGGAGATGAAGGGCGGGATGGAGCAGATCGTCGTCACGGAGATTCCGTACAACGTGAACCGCGCCACGCTGGTCACGCGGATCGCCGAACTCGTGGGCGACAAACAGATCGACGGCATCCGCGATCTCCGCGACGAGTCCGACGAGAACACGCGCATCGTCATCGAGCTGAAGCGCGGCGAGCAGTCGAAGGTCGTCATCAACCAGCTATTCCAGAAGACCGCGCTCGAATCCTCCTTCGGCGTCACCCTGCTGGCCCTCGACAAGAAGCGGCCGAAGCAGATGAACATCAAGGAACTCATCGAGTGCTACATCGAGCACCGCCGCGAGGTTGTCACCCGCCGCACCCGCTTCCGGTTGAAACAGGCCGAGGACCGCGCGCACATCCTCGAGGGCTACATCATCGCCCTCGATAACCTCGACGACTTCGTCAAAATCATCCGCGCCTCGCAGAATCGCGAGGAGGCGAAGGTCCGGTTGATGGCGAAGTATCCGCTTTCCGAACGCCAGACCGACGCCATCCTCGAACTCCGGCTCTACCAGCTCACCGGGCTGGAGCGCGGCAAGATCGAGGCGGAATACCTCGAGTTGATGAAGCTGATCGAGGAACTCCGCGGCATCCTGGAGTCCGAACCCAAGCTGCTCGCCCTGATCAAAAAGGAGCTGGCCGAAATGAAGGAGAAATACACGTCTCCCCGCCGGACCGAGATCATCGCCGCCGCCGGCGAGTTCCGCATGGAGGACGTCATCCCGAACGAGGGCTGCGTGATCACGGTTTCCCATCTCGGCTTCATCAAGCGCACGCCGGTCGCCGAATACCGCTCGCAGCGCCGCGGCGGCAAAGGCGTGATCGGGGCGGAGACTTACGAGGAAGATTTCGTGGCAAACCTCTTCACCGCTTCGACCCACGACTACATTCTTTTCTTCACCAGCATCGGCCAGTGCCACGCGAAGAAAGTCTACGACATCCCCGAAGGCACCCGCGCCTCCAAGGGAAAGTCCGTCTCATCCTTCCTCCGGCTCGCCGAAGGCGAAAAGATCGCCGCGATGCTGTGCGTGAAGGACTTTGCCGAGGATCGCTATCTCGTCACCGCGACCAAGCGCGGGATCATCAAGAAAAGCGCCCTCTCGGACTACGCCAACGCCACCCGCGAGGGCGGACTGATCGGCATCAACCTGCAGGAAGCCGACAGCGTAATCGGCACGGTGCTCACGACCGGCGAAAACGAACTGATCCTCGTCTCGCATCAAGGGCTGGCGGTGCGGTTCCGCGAGCGCGATCCTGAGAGCGGCGAGGAGCTCTTCCGCGCCACGGGACGAGCGACCGGCGGTGTCACGGGCATGCGCTTCAAGCTCAAGAGCGATTACCTCGATGTCATCGAGGTGGTGGACCACGAGGCCAAGTTCCTCGTCGCGAGCGAGGCCGGGCTCGGCGTGCGCACGCGCTTCGAGGACTACCGGCTCATCAATCGCGGCGGTAGCGGCGTCTGGGCGATCGACCTGCCGGAGGACGGCTCGATCAAGCTCGCCGGCGCGCTCAGCGTTCGCGAAGACGACGAGGTCATGCTGCTCACGGCGAAAGGCCAGAGCATCCGTTGCCCAGTGAAGGACATTCGGGAAACCAACCGCGGTGCGAAAGGCGTCCGTCTCGTCACCCTCGAGCCGGGTGACAAGCTCCTAAGCATCGCCCGGATCGTCGAAACCGAGGAAGAATCCGGGGCCGAAGCGACGCCGCCCGTCAGCTCGTAG
- a CDS encoding RNA polymerase sigma factor: protein MPDPGPTDFGAFYRATVIPLRRYLARMLGNRSDAQDLAHDAYARIYAAFEGERIDAPRAFLFTTARRLALNQLQRRRIAPVREVDGKLIELAPAQGPGVERVVMARQEWARLETAIAALPPGCRSVLLLCKVEGLSHAEIGARLGIAVSTVEKQHARALRLLRAAVQDDAAVGRGKNDSNVEGGRAAGL from the coding sequence ATGCCTGACCCCGGGCCCACGGATTTCGGTGCGTTTTATCGGGCAACGGTGATTCCGTTGCGCCGCTATCTGGCGCGGATGCTCGGCAACCGGTCTGACGCGCAGGATCTGGCGCACGACGCGTATGCCCGGATTTACGCGGCGTTTGAGGGCGAACGGATCGACGCGCCGCGGGCGTTCTTGTTCACCACGGCGCGCCGGCTGGCGCTGAACCAGTTGCAGCGGCGGCGGATTGCGCCCGTGCGCGAAGTCGATGGCAAGCTGATCGAACTCGCGCCGGCGCAAGGCCCAGGCGTCGAGCGCGTCGTCATGGCGCGACAGGAATGGGCCCGGCTCGAGACCGCGATCGCCGCATTGCCGCCCGGTTGCCGGAGCGTGCTGCTGCTCTGCAAGGTCGAAGGGTTGTCCCACGCCGAGATCGGCGCGCGGCTAGGGATTGCAGTGAGCACGGTCGAGAAACAGCATGCGCGCGCGCTGCGGTTGTTGCGCGCAGCGGTGCAGGACGATGCCGCGGTGGGCCGCGGCAAAAACGACTCAAACGTGGAGGGAGGCCGGGCGGCCGGCCTGTAA
- a CDS encoding DNA/RNA helicase domain-containing protein, with translation MLLSGNGPLVAVLRAALSRDEKARLKKRGLEQKKRSDPVKQFIQNVHHFRDEALKNQAPPADHVVVFDEAQRAWNAAMTADFMKRKKGVSDFTDSEPQFLIRYVDRHQDWAVILCLVGGGQEINRGESGIGAWLDAVKTSFPYWDMHISSRLTDSEYAAAQTIEAVRGTRGVHFDDSLHLAVSMRSFRAEHVSAFVKALLDCERGQARQLLTKLKRYPIVVTRNLDLAKQWVRSKARGSERFGLVASSKAERLKPHAIDIRVKTDPVHWFLDGKEDTRSSYYLEDAATEFQVQGLEVDWACVTWDGDLRFTATGWSFTTSAERNGRTCRIPTTGGT, from the coding sequence GTGCTGTTGTCTGGCAATGGTCCACTCGTTGCGGTGCTGCGTGCAGCTCTATCTCGAGACGAGAAGGCCCGCTTGAAGAAGCGTGGCCTAGAGCAGAAGAAGCGGAGCGATCCGGTGAAGCAGTTCATCCAGAACGTTCACCATTTTCGTGACGAAGCGCTGAAGAATCAGGCGCCACCTGCTGACCACGTGGTGGTATTCGATGAGGCTCAGCGCGCCTGGAATGCCGCGATGACGGCTGACTTCATGAAGCGGAAGAAAGGTGTCTCCGATTTCACGGATTCGGAGCCGCAATTTTTGATTCGCTACGTGGACAGGCATCAAGACTGGGCCGTGATTCTGTGTCTGGTAGGCGGAGGGCAGGAGATCAACCGCGGCGAGTCCGGAATTGGAGCTTGGTTGGATGCCGTGAAAACGTCCTTTCCGTACTGGGACATGCATATTTCTTCGCGGCTGACGGACAGCGAATATGCGGCTGCGCAGACCATCGAGGCAGTGCGAGGGACGCGAGGTGTTCATTTTGACGACAGCCTCCACTTGGCTGTGTCGATGCGCTCGTTTCGTGCTGAGCATGTCTCGGCGTTCGTTAAGGCGCTCCTCGATTGTGAACGAGGCCAAGCTCGCCAGCTGCTGACCAAGCTGAAGCGATACCCAATCGTTGTTACCCGAAACCTAGATCTCGCAAAGCAATGGGTGCGATCGAAAGCGCGAGGAAGCGAACGCTTCGGACTGGTGGCTTCTTCGAAGGCCGAGCGGCTCAAGCCGCACGCGATTGATATTCGAGTCAAAACCGATCCAGTGCACTGGTTTCTCGATGGGAAAGAGGACACTCGTTCGAGCTACTACCTTGAAGATGCGGCTACCGAGTTTCAGGTCCAGGGATTGGAGGTCGATTGGGCGTGCGTGACGTGGGACGGTGATCTGCGATTCACTGCGACGGGATGGAGCTTCACGACTTCCGCGGAACGAAATGGCAGAACGTGCAGAATCCCGACAACCGGAGGTACCTAA